A portion of the Nicotiana tabacum cultivar K326 unplaced genomic scaffold, ASM71507v2 Un00389, whole genome shotgun sequence genome contains these proteins:
- the LOC107773872 gene encoding uncharacterized protein LOC107773872, with protein VVFSDNFRKSFRKLASSCLRKYVLTLLVKLASGWRPKRRNVELVCESSSQVVKQFKVVEGRYVVCTVEIQKEFFYTQVLKVWDLLPLEEVAGFLRRLDRIYLMYTDEFISLCKEKYFEGDLEVPKSWKVHRDVVQYKKDVESKLNHDSTSTLDNNGYVENSRVSESLLLMKFYSLSSGVVTHLLSDHHGEEVDIPFEVTNEEREVIRFSKSSFILGRSGTGKTTVLTMKLFQKEQQHHSSVQGFNVAAGKEVSQFAGETRISSYEDNEASRCIGETSRTTLRQLFVTVSPKLCYAVKKQVSQLQRFACGGSFWAESSFEVDDLDGLKQFNDIPSSFTDIPYKKYPLVITFHKFLMMLDGTVGSSYFDRFNLKWKLSNDRNLRSVALQTFIREKEINYDRFCCLYWPRFSSQLTKNLDSSRVFTEIISHIKGGLQAGDFHDGKLNRDAYISMSEYRVSNISAEKRNGIYDIFRAYEEMKMERGEFDISDVVNDLHHRLKCHNLDGDKIDFVYIDEVQDLTMRQISLFKYICRNVEEGFVFSGDTAQTIARGIDFRFEDIRNLFYNEFVMDSKGDKAAKRKDKGHLSCVFQLLQNFRTHTGVLKLAQSVIDLLRHYFPQSVDVLKPETSLIDGAAPVLLKPGDDENAILTIFGNRGNNVGKIVGFGAEQVILVRDESAKKEIFGLIGQKALVLTIVECKGLEFQDVLLYNFFSSSPLGNQWRVVYEFLNEQNLADLSFPSFSDTRHNVLCSELKQLYVAITRTRQRLWICESVDEFSRPMFEYWRRLCLVEVREVDDSIAEAMQTFSTPEEWKSRGMKLFWEKNYEMALMCFKQAGETDWEKRAKAAGIRAAAERVLYSDPGKARTYLLEAAEIFYSIGRFESAAECFYDLRDYERAGSIYLDKCGESQLIKAAECFLLAGRYKRAAGVYAKGNYFAECLSVCSKGKCYDLGLKYIEYWKQQAVQGDNIGKSAVEIDKIGKEFLENCAYNYFELKDKASMMKFVRAFPSMDMKRKFLMSRKCLDELLLLEEESGNFAEAAEIARLKGDILCEADMTGKGGDFDKASSLILLYVLSHSLWMAGSKGWPLKSFVQKEDLLKKAMSFASHGTNFETTSIEIKVLSNESGDWSDLKHIFSASQKCRCLVGEILCSRKILDFHFQNDATKYVWDDKLSVNLQSSEELISCCQVSVGTLVQFMNSWKKNVFYVLDSLECLGEVNFGEFKGVGEFCLKYFGARQQLNGLNVTYVLLHPEAEWIKNIQNFVVRRNKQTVFVDARHFISAARTHWHTELLVVGLNVLETLAFLYELAAKSMPLFCQSMCLLNIYEIAKCLSESKHHDFKIFESRIQNFLTLSTKYFEKVFPLDPRQSMVESMISLRRTKLSSDLLQEFVVQDIGTSDHLSYGQIGRIVIIWLSSGNISDELYKIIVGRIPSDVPWKSFIEILSCTKRRGGLEDFQSGDSFRGGKLLEFQEVLSSNCNLECSLESSNNPVKTAEVTLLQIFFEALQDTFSANWKKIGDCLSPCCFLYLLERFLILVSLCRGFFFTAKSSFVEWLISEQFEARPTSGHAINTLPLEEFFDSILAMVQVFIYDKASTTEWISRCKINVDLSYKQMVLRLVLILCILCVNCEKYYDVLFKVLSIDDVRNQLPEELYSILQRGTENNYLQINEIGEAFQKGGDALLVVNLGEIATGVEYTNVISVKLGTNCSREDILSLLFPTRTGSSIVQTFTVTEVITDPCANVSSHCGNQPMQMNWALFQEISDVLKSSGGDDSGTSADFSTRNLKEEMNANVNFLTAAINLSSRENLCAGEELMEEARNMLQELIQLHTLMNTSPLDRGSIEIFLESLLSKKPKLEAFLNQFIVPEDSSRSVALENQCEEMLYVASNEVATTDLPFTSTSETRVSDQGAGRKQGKGKGKFKKRKGNRKK; from the exons GAGGG GGATCTGGAAGTTCCAAAGAGTTGGAAGGTTCATCGTGATGTAGTTCAGTATAAAAAGGATGTCGAGAGCAAATTGAATCACGATTCGACTAGTACACTCGATAACAATGGTTATGTTGAAAATTCAAGAGTGAGCGAAAGCCTATTGTTAATGAAGTTTTACTCCCTGTCATCTGGTGTTGTCACGCATTTGCTCTCCGATCACCATGGTGAAGAAGTAGATATCCCTTTTGAAGTTACTAATGAAGAGAGGGAGGTAATCCGTTTTAGTAAAAGCAGTTTCATCCTTGGCCGCTCAGGCACAGGTAAAACTACTGTGTTGACAATGAAGTTGTTCCAAAAGGAGCAACAACACCATAGTTCTGTTCAAGGATTTAATGTAGCGGCAGGAAAGGAGGTAAGTCAATTTGCAGGGGAAACAAGAATTAGCTCATACGAGGATAATGAAGCGAGTCGCTGTATTGGAGAGACTAGCAGGACAACCTTGCGCCAGCTATTTGTGACAGTTAGTCCCAAACTATGTTACGCTGTCAAAAAACAAGTTTCTCAGCTACAAAG GTTTGCCTGTGGAGGAAGTTTTTGGGCGGAAAGTAGCTTCGAAGTTGATGATTTAGATGGATTGAAGCAGTTTAATGACATACCGAGTTCCTTTACTGACATTCCATACAAAAAATACCCTCTTGTAATCACATTTCATAAATTCTTAATGATGCTTGATGGAACTGTAGGTTCCTCCTACTTTGATAGATTCAATTTGAAGTGGAAACTTTCCAATGATAGAAATTTGAGGTCAGTCGCTCTACAAACTTTCATAAGAGAGAAGGAGATCAACTATGATCGTTTCTGTTGCTTGTATTGGCCTCGCTTCAGTAGTCAGTTGACCAAGAATCTTGATTCTTCAAGGGTCTTTACGGAAATAATCTCTCATATAAAAGGAGGGCTACAAGCAGGGGATTTTCATGACGGGAAGCTAAACAGAGACGCCTATATTTCGATGTCTGAATATCGGGTCTCCAATATAAGTGCGGAAAAAAGAAATGGAATTTATGATATTTTCCGAGCTTATGAAGAGATGAAGATGGAGCGTGGTGAATTTGATATATCTGATGTAGTTAATGATCTCCATCATCGGCTAAAATGTCATAATTTGGACGGTGACAAGATAGACTTTGTGTATATTGATGAAGTTCAGGATCTAACAATGAGACAGATTTCTCTTTTCAAATACATTTGTAGGAATGTTGAAGAAGGCTTCGTTTTCTCTGGGGATACGGCCCAGACAATTGCAAGGGGAATAGATTTTCGGTTTGAAGACATAAGGAATCTATTCTACAATGAGTTTGTCATGGACTCAAAGGGTGACAAAGCtgccaaaagaaaagataaaggacaCTTGTCATGTGTTTTTCAGTTGCTTCAAAATTTCCGCACACATACTGGTGTACTCAAACTTGCTCAGAGTGTGATTGATCTGCTTCGTCATTATTTCCCTCAATCTGTAGATGTCTTGAAACCCGAGACAAGTCTTATAGATGGTGCGGCTCCAGTGTTGCTCAAGCCCGGAGATGATGAAAatgctattttaactatttttgggAATAGGGGCaataatgttggcaaaatagTAGGCTTTGGTGCGGAACAGGTAATATTAGTACGTGATGAATCTGCTAAGAAGGAAATCTTTGGTTTAATTGGTCAGAAAGCTCTTGTTTTGACCATTGTGGAATGCAAAGGGCTGGAATTTCAG GACGTACTCCTATACAATTTTTTTAGCTCGTCGCCACTTGGAAATCAGTGGAGAGTCGTATATGAGTTCCTGAATGAACAAAATTTAGCCGATTTATCCTTCCCAAGTTTCTCTGATACAAGACATAATGTCTTGTGTTCTGAACTGAAGCAACTATATGTGGCAATTACTCGAACAAGGCAAAGATTATGGATATGTGAAAGCGTAGATGAGTTTTCTAGGCCTATGTTTGAGTACTGGCGAAGGTTGTGTCTTGTAGAAGTAAGGGAGGTAGATGATTCAATCGCAGAAGCTATGCAAACATTTAGCACTCCGGAGGAGTGGAAATCAAGGGGAATGAAG CTGTTTTGGGAGAAAAATTATGAGATGGCACTAATGTGTTTCAAGCAAGCGGGAGAAACGGATTGGGAAAAAAGAGCTAAGGCAGCTGGTATCAGGGCAGCTGCTGAACGAGTTCTTTATTCAGATCCTGGAAAGGCTCGCACCTATCTTCTCGAGGCTGCTGAAATCTTTTATTCTATTGGCAGGTTCGAGTCTGCAGCTGAATGTTTTTATGACTTGAGGGACTATGAAAGAGCAG GAAGTATTTATTTGGACAAGTGTGGTGAATCTCAACTGATAAAAGCTGCTGAATGTTTTTTACTGGCCGGTCGCTATAAGCGGGCAGCAGGAGTTTATGCAAAAGGAAATTATTTCGCAGAATGTCTGTCAGTTTGTTCCAAAGGAAAATGTTATGACTTAGGTCTGAAATATATCGAGTACTGGAAGCAACAGGCTGTCCAGGGGGATAATATTGGGAAAAGTGCTGTTGAAATTGACAAAATTGGGAAGGAGTTCCTAGAGAATTGTGCATATAATTATTTTGAGCTCAAGGACAAAGCATCTATGATGAAATTCGTCAGAGCTTTTCCATCAATGGACATGAAGCGCAAATTCTTGATGTCTCGAAAGTGCCTTGACGAGCTGCTTCTATTAGAAGAAGAGTCAGGAAACTTTGCTGAAGCTGCAGAAATCGCGCGGCTGAAGGGAGATATTCTTTGTGAAGCTGATATGACCGGGAAGGGAGGGGATTTCGATAAGGCGTCCTCGCTCATCCTTTTGTATGTGCTCTCTCACTCCTTATGGATGGCCGGAAGCAAAGGTTGGCCTTTGAAGTCGTTCGTGCAAAAGGAGGATCTCTTAAAGAAGGCGATGTCATTTGCGAGTCATGGGACAAATTTTGAGACCACGAGCATTGAAATTAAAGTTTTATCAAATGAGTCGGGTGATTGGTCTGACCTGAAGCATATTTTCAGCGCCTCTCAGAAATGTAGATGTCTCGTAGGTGAAATTTTATGCAGTAGAAAGATCTTggattttcattttcaaaatgaTGCAACGAAGTATGTTTGGGATGATAAATTATCGGTCAATCTACAGAGTTCAGAAGAACTGATTTCGTGCTGTCAGGTTAGTGTTGGAACGCTGGTTCAGTTTATGAATTCGTGGAAGAAAAATGTCTTTTACGTTCTTGATTCTCTCGAGTGCCTCGGCGAAGTAAATTTTGGCGAATTTAAGGGAGTTGGTGAATTTTGCTTGAAATACTTTGGTGCTAGGCAGCAGTTGAATGGTCTCAACGTCACATATGTTCTGCTGCATCCAGAAGCCGAATGGAtcaaaaatattcaaaacttTGTCGTTAGACGGAACAAGCAGACAGTATTTGTTGATGCTCGGCATTTTATTTCTGCTGCTCGGACTCATTGGCATACAGAACTACTCGTAGTCGGTCTGAATGTTCTTGAAACTCTTGCATTCCTCTATGAATTGGCTGCAAAGTCCATGCCTCTATTTTGTCAAAGCATGTGCCTACTAAATATTTACGAGATTGCAAAGTGTTTAAGTGAGTCCAAACACCatgattttaaaatttttgagagTAGAATACAGAACTTTCTGACACTATCTACAAAGTACTTTGAAAAGGTATTCCCCCTTGACCCCCGACAGTCAATGGTTGAAAGTATGATTTCTTTAAGGAGAACAAAGCTTTCCTCTGACTTACTTCAAGAATTCGTCGTTCAAGATATTGGCACCAGTGATCATCTTAGCTACGGACAGATTGGAAGGATTGTGATCATATGGCTTAGTTCCGGAAATATTTCCGACGAGCTGTACAAGATAATTGTTGGAAGAATCCCGTCAGATGTTCCGTGGAAATCATTCATTGAAATTCTCAGTTGCACGAAACGGAGAGGGGGCTTGGAAGATTTTCAGTCGGGCGATTCTTTTCGTGGAGGCAAATTGTTAGAATTTCAAGAAGTTCTATCAAGCAACTGTAATCTTGAATGTTCTTTGGAATCTTCGAATAATCCAGTTAAAACTGCGGAGGTTACATTATTGCAGATATTTTTTGAAGCTTTACAGGATACCTTTAGTGCGAACTGGAAGAAAATAGGTGACTGTTTATCTCCTTGTTGCTTCTTGTATCTTCTTGAGCGCTTTCTGATTTTGGTATCTCTGTGTCGTGGATTCTTCTTCACCGCGAAATCTTCATTTGTGGAATGGCTGATCTCTGAGCAGTTTGAAGCCCGACCAACTTCCGGGCATGCAATTAACACACTGCCTTTAGAAGAATTTtttgattccattcttgcaaTGGTGCAAGTATTCATTTATGATAAAGCTAGTACAACTGAGTGGATTTCCCGATGTAAAATTAATGTCGATCTGTCCTATAAGCAAATGGTCTTGAGATTGGTTCTTATCCTATGCATACTTTGTGTGAACTGTGAGAAATACTATGATGTTCTTTTCAAAGTGCTCAGTATCGATGATGTTAGGAACCAACTTCCAGAGGAACTTTATTCCATCCTTCAACGAGGAACGGAGAATAACTATCTTCAGATCAATGAAATTGGAGAAGCTTTTCAAAAAGGCGGTGACGCTCTTCTGGTTGTCAACCTTGGTGAGATTGCTACGGGAGTTGAGTATACCAATGTTATTTCTGTCAAGTTGGGAACAAACTGCAGCAGAGAAGACATCCTGAGTTTGTTGTTTCCGACCAGAACTGGCAGTTCAATAGTTCAGACTTTCACTGTTACAGAAGTCATTACTGATCCATGCGCCAACGTTTCCTCGCATTGTGGTAATCAACCAATGCAAATGAATTGGGCCTTGTTTCAGGAAATATCAGATGTCTTGAAGTCTAGTGGCGGCGATGACTCTGGAACTTCTGCAGATTTCTCAACTCGTAATTTGAAG GAGGAAATGAATGCTAATGTGAACTTTTTGACTGCTGCAATCAACCTGTCCTCGAGAGAGAATCTTTGTGCTGGTGAGGAATTGATGGAGGAAGCGCGTAATATGCTTCAGGAGTTGATACAACTCCATACATTGATGAATACGAG CCCTCTGGATAGGGGAAGCATTGAAATTTTTTTAGAGAGCTTGTTGTCAAAAAAGCCGAAGCTAGAAGCTTTCTTGAATCAGTTCATTGTGCCCGAGGATAGCAGCCGGAGCGTTGCATTAGAGAACCAATGCGAGGAAATGCTTTATGTAGCGAGTAATGAAGTTGCTACAACGGATCTTCCATTTACAAGTACTTCTGAGACCCGAGTTAGTGATCAGGGCGCGGGAAGGAAGCAGGGAAAAGGGAAGGGCAAGTTCAAGAAGCGAAAAGGAAACAGGAAGAAGTGA